The following proteins are encoded in a genomic region of Nitrospiraceae bacterium:
- a CDS encoding multicopper oxidase domain-containing protein, translating into MKKQLFEPPKLFIVGITLSIMFSGIYDRIIYAKEIPVKEFSITVEEMTLTLLEDPKKEATVWAYALEGEKPSVPGPVIRVNKGDLVKVHFTNTHQLPHTMHFHGVHPFNMDGNGQRTMGREQLQMPGESYTYEWMAEDPGYYLYHCHFDTANHMDHGMYGLFVVEDPTWPQVDQEFVTFWDEWDTNDDGHYDTHTINSRSAPGYIPFKARSGDRVRMILANIGFEFHTPHLHGHKWEEVNAGNPRIPGWDNPNGVLSIGPAEIKVVEFVTNHAGTWLFHCHVVPHVADDRKYPRGMLTLLKVSGESEISSTQPAGNQRVQDDQSGVSQNSQMASILDYQDREFPSGLADQGYDVYDKNCKACHGALAKGEYGPALQQNPILQNNDMFWTTILKGRGNMPAWEDRLTSQQIADVQAYLKTLKPAPPP; encoded by the coding sequence GTGAAAAAACAATTGTTTGAACCGCCTAAACTTTTTATTGTGGGTATAACTCTTTCGATCATGTTTTCGGGAATTTACGATCGTATCATTTACGCCAAAGAAATACCCGTCAAAGAATTTTCCATCACAGTCGAAGAAATGACTCTTACGTTACTAGAGGATCCCAAGAAGGAAGCGACAGTTTGGGCTTATGCCCTAGAAGGAGAAAAGCCTTCAGTTCCCGGTCCGGTCATTCGTGTCAACAAAGGCGACCTGGTCAAGGTCCATTTCACCAACACGCATCAACTTCCTCACACTATGCATTTCCATGGTGTGCATCCGTTTAATATGGACGGAAATGGTCAACGAACCATGGGACGGGAGCAACTCCAGATGCCCGGCGAATCCTACACGTATGAATGGATGGCTGAAGATCCCGGTTATTATCTCTATCATTGCCATTTCGACACAGCGAACCATATGGATCATGGCATGTATGGGTTATTTGTCGTCGAAGATCCTACCTGGCCTCAAGTCGATCAGGAATTTGTCACATTTTGGGACGAGTGGGACACAAATGATGATGGCCACTACGATACCCATACGATCAATAGCCGTTCTGCCCCTGGTTATATCCCATTCAAAGCCCGTTCGGGTGACCGGGTTCGTATGATCCTCGCCAATATCGGATTCGAATTTCATACTCCGCACCTTCATGGTCATAAATGGGAAGAGGTGAATGCCGGAAATCCTCGGATTCCCGGATGGGACAATCCCAACGGAGTGCTCTCCATCGGACCTGCGGAAATTAAAGTCGTCGAGTTTGTCACTAACCATGCAGGGACCTGGTTATTTCACTGCCATGTGGTACCCCATGTGGCTGACGATCGAAAGTATCCTCGTGGAATGCTGACCCTGCTGAAGGTCTCCGGGGAATCGGAAATCTCTTCCACACAACCGGCTGGTAACCAACGTGTACAAGATGACCAATCCGGTGTTTCGCAGAATTCTCAGATGGCCTCCATCCTCGACTATCAGGACAGGGAATTTCCATCCGGGCTAGCCGACCAGGGGTATGACGTGTACGACAAAAACTGCAAGGCCTGCCACGGGGCGCTGGCCAAAGGTGAATATGGTCCGGCACTACAGCAGAATCCGATCCTCCAGAATAATGACATGTTTTGGACGACGATTTTAAAGGGACGCGGGAATATGCCGGCGTGGGAAGATCGCTTAACGTCCCAGCA